The DNA region AGGATTTCATGCTTGCTGGGCCAGCTCTGCTATCTACAAGCACCAAACCCAGGCCAGCCCAGATCCACCCCAACCCGCACCAGCCTAGCCTCACCCCTGATCCAAGCTAGACCCAGCTCAAACTCACCCCAGCCTCAGATCCAGCCCAGTGCCAGTCTAGCCTCAACCCcaaccccagcccagccccagcctaTCATCAGCTCCAGCTCCAACCCTAAAGCCCCGCCCTGCGCCAGCAAGAATTTTCTATACTATTTCATTCTTCGCTTCTTACAAATGGGAAGCCTGGTTTTGGAGAGTTACATCCAAGGTTACCATGAACCTAAACTTGAACATAAAGCTGTTccttgggccgggcgtggtggcgcatgcctgtaatcccagcacttgggaggcagaggcaggtggatttctgagtttgaggccagcctggtctacagagtgagttccaggacagcaggactacacagagaaaccctgtctcgaaaaacaaaacaaaaaaaaaaaaaaaaaaaaaaaaaaagctgttccTTGGAAGGTGACAAAAGGCCCAATTCAAATGatgcacacctttatcccagtactcaggaggcagaagcaggtggatctctgagtttgaagctagtctgatcaacagagcaagttccaggtctgccaagactacatagagaaaccctgtgttaaaaaaaaacaaacaaacaaacaaaaactccacagCCTCCTGTCTAGGGGAAGTCAGGTATGTTTGTATCCAGGAACACTAACAGAAATGGGGCCTGGGACAGAAGGATCACACATTCTAAACTTATCTAGATTACAGACTGAGTATCCAAGCCCagttatggtggcacatgcccttaatctcagcacatacaagcagaggcagacaggactATGAATTCAACTACACACCCTCGACTACACAGAAAGTCCCAGGGCATCCGAGACTACATAATAAAACCTGTCTCAACTGGAAGCACATTTCTCAGCATCTTCCATCCCCTGGGAGGCCTCACCTTTCCAGAATGTCATAGTTTTCAGAGTCTTATGGGAAGAAATGGTCCCACAACCCCTGCCCAGACCTCCTAGCTCTGTTCCTAGGATGTGACCAGGACTAAGGCTTATCTTGACCCATTCCCTGcagcttggggtgggggtagcCAGAATGTTCTGACTGGATGTCCCCTTGCTTTGAAGAGACCTGAATTATCCTCATCAGATGACCAATGTCTGTGACTGGGGACTTGGGTCATGACATCCATGTCCTAACATGCCAAGGTAGGTGACCCCAGTCACCGGAAGCCAGGCCAGCACCCTTCCCAGATGCTCaacacccagcactcaggaggtctTTGAAGCCCAGGTGCAGGCTCGCCTGGGCTTAGGGAGAAGTATGTTCCATCTGAAGGGAGGGGCACCCTGTCTGTTTATACATCAAGGGCTTCCTAAGTGTAGGCTGTGGGAGTGGTCATCTCAGACACACCAAGAGGAAAGCCTGGGCTACTTGCTATGTGCTGACAACTAGGTGACAGTGTAAGATAGGCAGTCTGACGTGGACAACAGGGGCAGATACTTCTGGAAGTCCTTGGAAAAAGAGCGTGACTAGAAAGCCTTCTAGCCCAAGGGCCCAGGGCTCCCCGGGGGAGGACAATGCCACACGAGTGGCATTGGACCCTGGGCATTTCCCTGGTCATATCAACCAGCCCCACCTTGACACCGTTTCCCTGTCCCCAAACAGGTCTACCTGCTATTCCCGACACGACAGGATGTTGAAACACCTGTGGTGGGGAGCCGCCCTTTCCCAGCCCCAAGTGCTGATGCAGCTGTAGTCCTCCAGAACGCCCACACTCAGGGTGAGTGGCCAGCACAGCCTAGGGCCAGAACCACCCACCCCTAGAGGTCACAGgtacgccacacacacacacacacacacacacacacacacacacactgctgcaaGGCTTGAATATGCTGCCACCACCAATACTAATGACCAAATGTCCAAGAAAGGAGTTATGGGTGTCTGTGCTGAACAACCTAAGGGACTTTGCGTGTCTGTTCCGGATCCTGTAAACTTTCGGGGGGGATGCCTCACCACTACTTTCTGGTCGATTTAAGCAAGACTAGGGTGTGGTCAAAGGTCAGTCTGACATAAAGATCCTCCCAGGGAAGGGGTTCAGACTCCACCTCCTGGAAGCCCGTTCTGCAAACCCCAAGTCGTCGATTCCGTGGGCCCTCCTACCTGAGCCCATAGAGACCAAATGGGGCCATCTAAAGCTTCATACTGGGAAACAAGGGCGGATCCTGCTCCGTTTCCGCACAAACCACGCCCAATCCCCCACCCACAACCACGCCCCCTGGACGTCACAAAAAAGGCCCCCAAAGCCGCAGCTGCCGGTCCGCAGCGCgcagccctgccctgcccgcCAGCCCGCACACAGGCATCCGCGGAGCTCTTCCGGCCGGAGGCGACGGCGGCCTCCGGGGCTTCGGAAACGCAAGGCGCCTGCGCGGCGGGGCGGGGGACGACGACTACACTTCCCGGTGTGCCCCGCGGGCGGGCGCGCAGACACATTCCGGACCCGGTGGAGGCGTCGCACAGGCGCATTCTAGACCCGGCAGTGGCGCGCAGGTGTATTTCCGGTCCGGCAGCAGCGGCGCGCAGCCGCACTCGAGGTCCGGGTGTGGCACGCAGGCGCATTCGGGGTCGGGAGCCAGTGCGCAGGCGCATTCGAGGCCCGGCGGCTGCGGCGCGCAGGCGCGTTAGGCGCGGGCCGGGTCGGGCCGTAGCTAGCGCCGGGCGGGCAGCGGCGCCAGAGCGAGTGGAGCCTTCGGGGTCCCcgggtggcggcggcggcggcggcgcagaGGAGGAAGGCGGCGGCTCTCCCCCTGCCGGCGCGCGACCCGGTCCGTCCCGCGAGCTCGCGCCGGTCCcgcggcccggcccggccccgggcccctccgccgccgccgccaccgccatgGCCCGGCCGCTGGTGCCCAGCTCGCAGAAGGCGCTGCTGCTGGAACTGAAGGGGTTGCAGGAGGAGCCGGTGGAGGGCTTCCGGGTGACGCTGGTGGACGAGGGCGACCTGTACAACTGGGAGGTGGCCATCTTCGGGCCCCCCAACACCTACTATGAGGGCGGCTACTTCAAGGTGAgcggagcctcagtttccctttgcCTGCCCCTCTCCCAGGCTGGCTCCGGCCCCTCGTGCAAAGCGGCTCCTCCCTTTTTTGTTGGGCACGTGCTGACCTTACCCCGGGGACTGGTCTCCCTAGGCTGTCCTCCAACAGGctacaggctcagggacagctaATGTATGCCGCATGCCCAGGCAACCCCCACCACGAGACGCAGGGGCCTCTAGAGCCTGCTGCTGGTCAGCGTGTTCCCAGGCTGTCCTGCACTGGACTAAACTTGTACttgggaaaggatctttcccTGTCGTCCCCACCCTTTCAGCATGCTTCTGGCGAAGGGTCTCCCCGGGGACAGTTGCTTGCCTCGTCCCCGGGTAGTTCCCCCTACCCCAAGACACAGACGCCTCTGGAGCCCCCTGCTGGCAAGCGTATTCCCAGGTTGTGCCTCGCCCTACCAGCATGTGGTGAAACCTGGAAAGGTTCTTAGGTGGTCCCAAGACATAAAAGACCACGGGCAGCTGCTAGCTGGCATCCCCAGGCCTGTTCCCTACGCTGGAACACAGAACCAGGGCAGCCGCTGGCCGATGTGTCCCCAGGGAAGGGACGTGTAGCCTGGACAGCcacctgctttagttccagtaGAGGCCTGACAGGGCCTTGGCAGCCGTGCCTGCTTGGACAACAGCCACCTTTAGCCCAACCAGGCTTTATGTAATGCTTTCCAAGGGGGCAGTGGAGGCCCACCCTGAATCTTGGAGCCACACCCTGGGTCCCTGCCATGGGCCCTGGACCCTAGAGCACTCTGTTTGCTCCGCCCTGACAGCCTTTCTCAGGTTCCACTGAACAGGTGGCTTCTTAGGGGCCTGATTTTTCCTTCTAGACAGTGTCGCCTGCCCTCTGGTGGTTGCAGGCTCAATGCACCAGATGTTCTTGTGGTTGGGAGCAGGGAGCACTGGGAAGCCTCCAACACTGGAAATGTGTGGCCAGCTATAGGTACCCACATCTGCACAGTTAGATCATCCTGCTTGCTGGGGGCTAGAATAACTAGCAGAATCACAGAATCTCATGCCAGGGCCAAAAGGGACAAGATGAGGACCGGGTGGATGCACAAATCCCAGCCAATCTGGGGTCCCTAGTAGGACCATGGCAGATACTTGTTCTGTGTCTTCCTTTGTGGCTGATGTCCTCGCCCTTCCTGGTCAGTGCTTAAGAAAGCCACACGTCTACTAATTGAGGGTAATTTTGACTTAGGGTTTCCAGGTACAGCATGTGGAGAATGGGGGGAATACACGTGTGGACACCCTTGCCTCCCACCTGAACGTGGTCTGAATTAAGAAATATTcagccgggcgtagtggtgcatgcctttaatcccagcactcaggaggcagaggcaggtggatttctgagttcgagtccagcctggtctacaaagtgagttccaggacagccagggctatacagagaaaccctgtctcgaaaaaccaaaaagaaaaaagaaaaagaaatacccatATGCTCTTAGCACCTTGTCTCCAGGAGCTGCCAGGAGGAAAAGTTCACCTGACCTGTTCCTCATCTGTAAAGGATTGTGGGTAGAGCCTCCTAGGCTCACATTATTCTTAAGATAGCTTATGAGGCTCTGCAAGATGTCAATCAAGTCTGCCAGCGTGGGAGCCTCCTGTATGGTGTGGGTGGCTGAGACATGGGGAGATTCTGTCAGGGGGCAGCTATAAGAGCTTCATCTGGACAACCCAGCCTGTCTCACTTTGGGGCTGTCAGGAAGAGGTTGGGAGCACCCTTCCTGTTCCTGAGCCTGTTTGCTTGTCCTTATCAAGCGTCCGGAGCCACAGACGTGAGGGGTGTTCCAGCAATTCCACTTTCCCCTGCTCTCCTGAAACATCAGGGCTGACATTCCACACTAGGTTTGTGTGTGTCAGGCAGGTCCTCTAGCTTGAATTCCTGGCTAGCTCTGAGATCACAGGCCAGTCTCCCTAAAGGCTCTCCTTGTCCAGGGGACACTAGAAGCTGCCTTTGGGGAGTCCCAAGGCTAGGGTTAACCTCAGGCCTTCTCTACCTGTCCAAAGTCTGGGGGGCAGTTGGCAGGGTGAACTTTAGCCACAAGCAACTGCTGTGGCCAGGCAGATGGTTCCAGTTTGTCTGGTGACTGAGCTTGGGTGGTGTTAGTTTGAGGCCTGAGGCTGTCCGGGAGACCTGCTGACTCACTCCTCTAGCTAGTCCACACCCGTGATACTTACTGCCTGGCCTTTCCTAACCTGGATGTCAGGTCACAGAGGTGCTTTGTGTGTTCCAGTGTACAGAGACTGGGGTTGGCTTCAGGGCCTGAGCACCAGAGTCAGCCTACCACTTTTTGTCCCCGTTGGGCATAACCCCTAACTCCAGTGCTCAAGGGGCTACCATTGAGCCACCCCATTTTCTACCATCTTTAGGCTCGCCTCAAGTTCCCCATCGACTACCCGTATTCCCCACCAGCCTTCCGGTTCCTCACCAAGATGTGGCACCCAAACATCTATGAGGTAAGACACTAGATGCCTGCCTCAGGCACATTCCACCACACACACCTCCTGCCTCCCTTGCACGTGCCCACCCCTCGTCTAACCCATGTCACTCTTACAGACAGGGGACGTGTGCATCTCCATTCTCCATCCCCCAGTTGACGACCCACAGAGTGGGGAGCTGCCCTCGGAGCGGTGGAACCCCACACAGAATGTCAGGTGAGAACTGCCATGGTGTTGCACCATgggcaccaccacccccacaccctGTACCCTAAGGTCCCTTCTTCCCCGCTCCAGTCTGGAGCCCCCAGAGTCTATGGGGAGCTGAGCTTGCACCCACGGCCCTACAGAACCATCCTCCTGAGTGTAATCTCGCTGCTGAATGAGCCCAACACCTTCTCGCCTGCCAACGTAGACGCCTCGGTGATGTACAGAAAATGGAAGGAGAGCAAGGGGAAGGACCGCGAGTACACAGACATCATCCGGTGAGTGCTGCTCTCAACCTGGACAGTGCAGCTGGGTCTCTACAATAGATGCTGCCTGCTGTGAATAGTGACCTGTGTttcctgggtggggtggggttgggatcTGTTGTATGTTTCCATTCTTGCACCCCCAGCTGAATGTGTGGAGGGCTCTGTGGCCCCCAGAGCACCAAGTTGACCACCTAGTATGGCCAAGATCCTCTCTGCCTTGTGTTTGGCTTAACTCCATGAGTGACTGGGCATTCTAGGCCACGTCCTCACCATCTGCCAGACATCACTTGCATTTGTGCTTCTGAAACTTAGAGCAGTTTTGCAAAGTGGAGAGGTCGCTGAGCCCACTGTGAACCTGTCCTGAGACAGACCCAGGCTGCGGCCTGTGCAGGCTGTGAGTGGTAGTGTCTGTCATCACTTCTCAGCAGCAGCTCCTGGCCTGTCATGGGGTCAGGCAGTCTCCTCTGCACTCCTCAAACTAGGTATGACGTTTCACTTGAGGGATTCTAAGCATGTGATACCCTGCCTCTATCTAGTCAATGCTGTTAGTCTttattacttagcttctttttttttccccaaaatttattattatatgtaagtacactgtagctgtcttgagacactccAGGACAGGatatcagatttcgttatggatggttgtgagccaccatgtggttttctgggatttgaactcaggacctttggaagagcacttggcactcttaactgctgagccatctcgccagccccctatTACTTAGcttctgtgttttgttgttggaaTTTGGGGTGtggagttgagacagggtttctctagctctggctgtcctggaactcatctatagaccaggctggcctcgaactcagaaatctgcctgcctctgcctctgcctctgccttccaagtgctgggattaaaggcgtacacaaccactgcccagcttgcttctatgttttctgagacaggctttcatgTAACTCCTTATCTCCTCATGTTTGTGTCAGAATGACAGCACATGCTACCTCTTAAGTGACTTAAGTGACCAAGTGCTTGTCTACACAGTGAACCAAACACATGGGCCTGTAGTGTTGCCATGCTTGTCAGCCAGttgcctggagccacagacaagGCAAGCACTTGCTCAGCAGGAGCCCTGTGACCTTGTCCTGCAGAAGGCAAACCTGCCTTCTCAGAATTAGCATAGGCTGCAACTTGGTATTCAGTGCTGGTCCAACACGTGTAAGACACTGGGGTTAGTCTCTGGCCTTAGAACAAGATGCATGTAGTCACCTTCGTCCTGCATGGAGGTATTATTCAGGAAGGTCTGAGCACTGTACTATGGAGGTGTCACCTTCACAATGGGCAGGTGAGCAAGGGTCCCTTGAAGGCCCTGCAGATCTGTCCCTTTGTTCTCTGTTGAGGCTGGCCTGTAATTTTCTGCCCTCCTGCTCTTCCCCAGCTGGGAAGAAGGCTGACTACCCTGTGTTGTGCTATAGCAGCTCTCCAGTTTCCTGGCAGCCCTTAGCCCAGCTCTCCTGGCTGGTTCCTTACTGTGTCCCTGTCCCAGAACAGAGGAGCCCCAGGCTATTTTTACCATTCTGACACCAGGAGACACTCGCTATGACCGTGAGGCCTGTTCTACTCCTGGGATTCAACCGAGAGCCAGTGTCTAGTCATGTCCCTGCCTGGCACAGGGACAGGAGAGCCGGGATCCTGTGAGAAGGGCCTTGAGGGCAGGTCCGGGCTGTTAGGATGTGCTGCTGTCACGGGCTCCGCTCCAACATTATTTTGTACCCCATTCCCTCTGGGAAGCTAAGACCAGTGTCCGCTCTACTTGCCTTTTGAATTAGGGCCTGTGCACTGCGACTCTGTCCTGAGGATGGCCTGACCTTCTCAGGCACCCGATTTGTCCCAGgccctgatttcttcttttttttaagttttttttttttttttttttttttttttttttttttttttttttttttttttttttttttNNNNNNNNNNNNNNNNNNNNNNNNNNNNNNNNNNNNNNNNNNNNNNNNNNNNNNNNNNNNNNNNNNNNNNNNNNNNNNNNNNNNNNNNNNNNNNNNNNNNNNNNNNNNNNNNNNNNNNNNNNNNNNNNNNNNNNNNNNNNNNNNNNNNNNNNNNNNNNNNNNNNNNNNNNNNNNNNNNNNNNNNNNNNNNNNNNNNNNNNNNNNNNNNNNNNNNNNNNNNNNNNNNNNNNNNNNNNNNNNNNNNNNTTATGAACCTTGATAAGTTTTGCCATTTGAAAGCTCATAGTCAtgaagtctgaaaaaaaaagaatagtcagtgctctttaaccgctgagccatctctccagcccctgatttcTTTACTTAATTGCTGCCCCTGTGCAAGGAAGCTCTTAAGTGTTGCTTCACCCGTGTCTTTGTGGCTTTGTCCGTGGCCTGGGGCCTGGAACCTCATGAGGTTCTTCTGGGCTGCCCTCATCAGAGTGCCCTTAGGTCAGGCTGCAGTGGGGGGGTTTGATCTTGGTgtggtatgtgggtgtgtgtgtgctatctGACCTGGGACTAGTGTAGTGACCCCCACAGTACTGGAATTAGAGCATGGATCCTGGTGTGCCTGGCTGTTTCTGTGGTGCTGTGAGCTGGACTTGGGTCCTTGTGCTTACACAACAAGCTCTCTGACTGCATcacctccactttttttttttttttttttttttttttttatgactgttGTCATAAGACAGATCCTATTACAGCTGAAGCCACCAGAGACTCACAgcaggcctcctgcctcagcctccaagtacTGAGTGACAAACCTGTTTCCCCAAGCCAGCTGTGGTTACCTTCCTGCTGGGAGCTGGTCACTGAGCCACTCCTTGTCCCCAGGCCCTTTACTCCATCCCATCTGCTCCCTGCCCTCCATCCAGTGTCTATTTTTGGAATCCCATTGTCCTGGGCCGTGGCCTCACCTGCCCTGTCTCCCTAGGAAGCAGGTCCTGGGGACCAAGGTGGACGCAGAGCGCGATGGCGTGAAGGTGCCCACTACGCTGGCCGAGTACTGCGTGAAGACCAAGGCGCCGGCGCCCGACGAGGGCTCGGACCTCTTCTACGACGACTACTATGAGGACGGCGAAGTGGAGGAGGCTGACAGCTGCTTTGGGGATGAAGAGGATGACTCTGGCACCGAAGAGTCCTGACCCACGTCCCTGAAATAAACTTACAAATTTTACCTCAGCAGGACCCGTGTGGGCCTCAGGCGACAGACTACCTCACCGACGTTCCATGTGGGCTCCCATCCCATGATCCTTAGGTCCTCTTACCCCGTATTCCCCATGGTTTTCCTCGGCTTTGGAGAAGAGCTGTGGTGCAGGGCAGACACCCCactcagccttcagatgatgataAGCCTAGGAGGCTGGGGACCGACTGCCTGGTGGGGAGCCAGAGACTCCAGCCCAGCCCAAGGAGGGCCAGCACCAcagtctcctctctgcctttggtGTGTGTGAAATCAAATAAAATAGCTttctgagaagctgagagaatcGGCCAGGACGCCAGTGGCCTTGGGAACTGAGGGCCACCTGGGTAGCCCGGCCAGGGCCGTGGGATGGGCAGGAAGAGGTAGTAATAGTGACTTTGTTAGGTCTCAGTAGTGTACAGGGGCCCCAGGCCCAGAAGCAACTTGCTGCCTGAAGATCCCACCTGCTTGCATCTGGCACTGTGACTGCAGTCAGAGGCCTGGGTCCTGAGATGTGCAGAGGACTAATATCCCAGCAGTCCTTGTGTCCTGGGCTCTTCAGCCCCGGGAGCTCCAGTGCCTGCCTGAGGAATCCCCGTGGCAGGCAGCCTGGTGACTCCTCACAGGAGGGACGGGCTGAGTGATGCTCTGACCACATCATGCTGTGCAGGGTGGCTACAGTGACCCAGTGCTGTAATAGCAAGGGTGCCGTGTAAAGAAAGTGTCACTTTCATCGCGTGGGCCTGTAACTCTCCAGAGTTCCAGTCTCCAGAACAAAGCCATACTCTACTCAATAGCACTTAATGGGACCCGTGCTGCTTATAACTGATTAGAGAAGGACAAGTTGTTGGAAAGGTGATAGTTCGGGCCATCCTCTGCCCATACAATTTGCAGCCAGCCTGAGGTACAAAGATGCAGGGCCAGCAGtaaggctcagtgggtagaggcctgccaccaagcctagcaCAAGACAGGACCTACATGGctcaaggagagaactgaccctccGAGTCATCCTCTGTGGGGGTTGAGGTCCCTTGAGACAGACCCAGCCAGGGTTTACCCCCTGCTAAAAGAAGCTGTGCACCAGAATGAGCATCACTGGACTGTAGTTGCTGCCCCCAGGCAGGGGCAGCTTTGACAGCAGAGTTGCTTTCTAAAACCACACAGCAGGGtgtgaaggaggaggagctgaCACTTGTGTGAGGTGGGTGGTACTTGGAAGGCCACCTGTCCCCACAGGAAGAGAGTAGGGAGCCCCTTCCCCCAAGGACCGTTGATCCTGTGCCAGGATGGAGGTCTGCCGGTCCCTGCTACTCCTGCTGGCCCTGAAGACACTGCGGGCAGGTGAGCATTCAGGAGGGACTGAGGCCCGGAGCCGGGTCTCCAGGGGGCTGTGCGGGGAGGCTGCGTACAGGGAAATTGGCAGGTGAGTCAGATCCCTGAGGTGCACCATCTACAAAAGGAGAGCATACCCTGAGTAAAAGAAAACTAGCCTGGTGACAGGCCTCTGAGCTCAGTATTTGAGgcgtctgaggcagaaggattgatgGCCATGAGTTCAGttagagtgagaccctatctgagGAAACAAAGTAGGGTTAAGGATATAGCTTAAGTTGGGGCATGTGCCTGGTGTACAGAAAGCTTGGgctccatattccattccaccAGGCATGGCAGAGCACACCTGTCACCCTAGCACTGGGGGTggaggaccaggaattcaaaCACTTGCtctacagtgagtttgaggccatctgtACTGCAGAGCCTCCTGAGCACTGATATTAAAAGTGTGTGgccgccaggtgtggtggcacacacctttaatcccagcacttgggaggcagaggcaggtggatttctgagttcgaggccagcctggtctacagagtgagttccaggatagccagggctatacagagaaaccctgtcttgaaaaaaaaaaaaagtgtgtggctAGTGTGTAGCACATGACTTTCTTTCTGTAAAAGTCTTgccatgtggccctggctgtcctggaatttccAAGTAAATGCCTGCCTCTCAAGTCTGGTCAACGAAAGGCTGTGCTATCATGCTGAGGCCCagatggcctccaactcaccGCAGAACTGTGTCtc from Mus pahari chromosome 9, PAHARI_EIJ_v1.1, whole genome shotgun sequence includes:
- the Cdc34 gene encoding ubiquitin-conjugating enzyme E2 R1 isoform X2 codes for the protein MARPLVPSSQKALLLELKGLQEEPVEGFRVTLVDEGDLYNWEVAIFGPPNTYYEGGYFKARLKFPIDYPYSPPAFRFLTKMWHPNIYETGDVCISILHPPVDDPQSGELPSERWNPTQNVRTILLSVISLLNEPNTFSPANVDASVMYRKWKESKGKDREYTDIIRRSWGPRWTQSAMA
- the Cdc34 gene encoding ubiquitin-conjugating enzyme E2 R1 isoform X1 produces the protein MARPLVPSSQKALLLELKGLQEEPVEGFRVTLVDEGDLYNWEVAIFGPPNTYYEGGYFKARLKFPIDYPYSPPAFRFLTKMWHPNIYETGDVCISILHPPVDDPQSGELPSERWNPTQNVRTILLSVISLLNEPNTFSPANVDASVMYRKWKESKGKDREYTDIIRKQVLGTKVDAERDGVKVPTTLAEYCVKTKAPAPDEGSDLFYDDYYEDGEVEEADSCFGDEEDDSGTEES